One Corynebacterium appendicis CIP 107643 DNA window includes the following coding sequences:
- a CDS encoding MBL fold metallo-hydrolase, with protein MQIAGFTAGPFGTNTYVVTASGENPEAFVVDPGKDSRDQVQKLIDDAGARLAAVVLTHGHIDHTRDCAEFGVPVYIHPDDEVMLDPKWGAPGDFGRIFEVDSMKQPDELRHLKARETMTFAGMDFRVVHAPGHSPGSSLLIAADEDVVFAGDVLFAGSIGRTDLPLGDPAAMDRTLAGPVWELDDALTVLPGHGPATTVAQERAANPYLSAAGRSR; from the coding sequence ATGCAGATCGCAGGATTCACCGCAGGACCGTTCGGCACCAACACGTACGTCGTCACCGCCTCGGGGGAGAACCCCGAGGCTTTCGTCGTCGATCCGGGCAAGGATTCCCGCGACCAGGTGCAGAAGCTTATCGACGATGCCGGTGCCCGCCTCGCCGCCGTCGTTCTGACCCACGGCCACATCGACCACACCCGCGATTGCGCCGAGTTCGGCGTGCCGGTCTACATCCACCCCGACGACGAGGTGATGCTCGATCCGAAGTGGGGTGCGCCCGGTGACTTCGGCCGCATTTTCGAGGTCGACTCGATGAAGCAGCCGGACGAGCTGCGCCACCTGAAAGCGAGGGAGACCATGACCTTTGCTGGCATGGATTTCCGCGTCGTCCATGCGCCTGGACATTCGCCGGGCTCGTCCCTGCTCATCGCTGCTGATGAAGATGTCGTTTTCGCCGGGGACGTGCTCTTCGCTGGTTCTATCGGCCGCACCGACCTGCCGTTGGGTGATCCGGCTGCCATGGACCGCACCCTCGCCGGCCCCGTCTGGGAGCTCGACGACGCGCTTACCGTCCTGCCCGGCCACGGCCCCGCCACCACGGTGGCCCAAGAGCGCGCGGCAAACCCGTATCTCAGCGCCGCTGGCCGTTCGCGCTAA